Proteins found in one Geomonas subterranea genomic segment:
- a CDS encoding enoyl-CoA hydratase-related protein, whose amino-acid sequence MKNAARRFSLLPHPKEGPAMPQLKDCTLTLEDRVAVLTFQRDDVRNALTGTALAEDIITTINWVNAEDCVSVLVMTGAGSAFSSGGNVKEMQAQSGIFGGSPVQVQDKYRRGIQQIPLLLHKAEIPVIAAINGPAIGAGFDLANMCDIRIASTRAKVGETFINLGITPGDGGAWFMQRLLGYQRAAELIFTGRVIDAAEALKLGIFLEVVDPEELLPRTMELAREIASKPPVTLRLTKRMMKLAQRSDLPDFLDLCACFQSFAHHTEDHLEAVDAFLEKRKPTYKGR is encoded by the coding sequence ATGAAAAATGCCGCCAGGAGGTTTTCGCTCTTACCACATCCGAAGGAGGGGCCGGCCATGCCGCAGCTCAAGGATTGCACCCTGACCCTGGAGGACCGGGTCGCAGTTCTGACGTTCCAGCGCGACGATGTCCGCAATGCCCTCACCGGAACCGCCCTCGCCGAAGACATCATCACCACCATCAACTGGGTAAACGCGGAAGATTGCGTCTCCGTCCTGGTCATGACCGGCGCCGGATCGGCGTTTTCCTCCGGCGGAAACGTGAAGGAGATGCAAGCTCAAAGCGGCATTTTCGGCGGCTCGCCGGTCCAGGTCCAGGACAAGTACCGCCGCGGCATCCAGCAGATCCCGCTTCTGCTGCACAAGGCCGAGATCCCCGTCATCGCCGCGATCAACGGTCCTGCCATCGGGGCCGGATTCGACCTTGCCAACATGTGCGACATCCGCATCGCCTCCACCCGCGCCAAGGTCGGAGAGACCTTCATAAACCTCGGCATCACCCCCGGCGACGGCGGAGCCTGGTTCATGCAGCGGCTTTTGGGGTACCAGCGGGCCGCCGAGCTCATCTTCACCGGGCGTGTGATCGACGCCGCCGAGGCGCTGAAGCTCGGCATCTTCCTCGAGGTGGTCGATCCGGAGGAACTCCTGCCGCGCACCATGGAGCTGGCGCGCGAGATCGCCTCCAAGCCCCCCGTGACGCTCAGGCTCACCAAGCGGATGATGAAGCTCGCCCAGAGAAGCGATCTTCCCGACTTCCTCGACCTCTGCGCCTGCTTCCAGTCCTTCGCGCATCATACCGAGGACCACCTGGAGGCGGTCGACGCCTTCCTGGAGAAGCGGAAGCCCACCTACAAGGGGCGCTGA
- a CDS encoding amidohydrolase family protein — translation MSVSETTTGNGGAGAGIIDVHAHCFTSKNLAADVARQLARLRERGITHVAVAGMVNDRCDAKQIWGLVPDWVENRGDGLFDEAHDLLEHARLSKGAIVPLLDTRYLWGDVSGALGRYLRQGFRGIKGIYLPDSGNDLGVKGVPDTFGITVAEYRKREWEIFSFAEANDLPVLYHIDARRYGDTMAALLADFPRVRVNFPHFGIGRKAFSPFLDRYPNLFTDFSGLLPHMRENRASYRDFILQYHDRVCFGSDAILYKVEGSAHYLDALHDLGLSEEVLHKVCVENPHRLMGSALRSA, via the coding sequence ATGAGCGTATCGGAGACAACGACGGGTAACGGGGGAGCCGGCGCCGGGATCATCGACGTCCATGCCCACTGCTTCACCTCGAAGAACCTGGCGGCGGACGTCGCCCGGCAACTGGCGCGACTTCGGGAGCGCGGGATCACCCACGTGGCCGTGGCAGGGATGGTGAACGACCGCTGCGATGCGAAGCAGATCTGGGGGCTCGTTCCCGACTGGGTGGAAAACCGGGGTGACGGCCTCTTCGATGAGGCCCACGATCTCCTGGAGCACGCCCGGCTTTCCAAAGGGGCCATCGTCCCGCTGCTTGACACCCGTTACCTTTGGGGAGACGTCTCCGGCGCCTTGGGGCGGTATCTGAGGCAGGGGTTCCGCGGCATCAAGGGGATCTATCTCCCCGACTCCGGGAATGACCTGGGCGTGAAGGGTGTGCCGGATACCTTCGGCATCACGGTGGCCGAGTACCGCAAGAGGGAATGGGAGATCTTCTCCTTCGCCGAGGCGAACGACCTCCCGGTCCTGTACCACATCGATGCCAGGCGCTACGGCGACACCATGGCGGCCCTTCTGGCCGACTTCCCGAGGGTGCGCGTGAACTTTCCCCATTTCGGGATCGGCAGGAAGGCCTTCAGCCCGTTCCTTGACCGCTACCCCAACCTGTTCACCGACTTCTCGGGGCTTCTCCCGCACATGAGGGAGAACCGGGCGAGCTACCGCGACTTCATCCTGCAGTACCATGACCGGGTCTGCTTCGGGAGCGACGCCATCCTCTACAAGGTCGAGGGCTCCGCTCATTACCTGGACGCGCTGCACGACCTGGGGCTTTCCGAAGAGGTGCTGCACAAGGTGTGTGTCGAGAACCCGCACCGACTGATGGGGAGTGCACTCCGGAGCGCTTGA
- a CDS encoding thiolase family protein — MSEVYLVEALRTPLGSFGGALSDVEAPRLAATVMKEILQRTGLPADAVDEVIVGQVLSGGSGQAPARQALRYAGLPDNVPALTINKVCGSGLKAIMLGAGSIRLGDAEVVLAGGMENMSLAPYALSKGRYGYRMGNAEMLDLLVHDGLIDPYSGSHMGVIAEASAEKNGISRSTQDTYALASYMKAQAAQTDGVFADEIVPVTKKGRGGEVVVKDDEEPFKVDFKKLPELRAAFKKEGTITAGNASTINDGAGMTLLASAAAVKKHGLKPKARLVAYATNSVHPDDFTEAPVGAIEKACAKAGLSVADIDLFEINEAFAMVPLIAFKKLGIDPEKVNVNGGAVAIGHPLGASGARITATLVRELKKRKARYGLATLCIGGGEAVAVILESVQEAI; from the coding sequence ATGTCCGAGGTCTACCTTGTCGAAGCTTTGAGAACACCGTTGGGATCCTTTGGAGGCGCTCTTTCCGATGTGGAGGCCCCGCGTCTTGCCGCAACGGTGATGAAGGAAATCCTGCAGCGTACCGGGCTCCCGGCTGACGCTGTCGACGAGGTCATCGTCGGGCAGGTCCTCTCCGGCGGCAGCGGCCAGGCCCCGGCCAGGCAGGCGCTGCGTTACGCGGGACTCCCCGACAACGTCCCGGCCCTGACCATCAACAAGGTCTGCGGTTCGGGGTTGAAGGCGATCATGCTCGGCGCGGGCTCGATCCGGCTGGGTGACGCCGAGGTGGTGCTGGCGGGCGGCATGGAGAACATGTCCCTCGCTCCGTACGCGCTCAGCAAGGGTCGCTACGGCTACCGGATGGGGAACGCCGAGATGCTCGACCTCCTGGTCCATGACGGCCTCATCGACCCCTACAGCGGCAGCCACATGGGGGTGATCGCCGAGGCGAGCGCCGAGAAGAACGGCATCAGCCGCTCCACCCAGGACACCTACGCCCTCGCCTCCTACATGAAGGCGCAGGCGGCGCAGACGGACGGGGTGTTCGCGGACGAGATCGTGCCGGTCACCAAGAAGGGCCGCGGCGGCGAGGTGGTGGTCAAGGACGACGAGGAGCCGTTCAAGGTCGACTTCAAGAAACTCCCCGAGCTCCGCGCCGCCTTCAAGAAGGAAGGGACCATCACCGCGGGGAACGCCTCGACCATCAACGACGGCGCCGGCATGACCCTTCTGGCCAGTGCCGCTGCGGTGAAGAAACATGGGCTGAAGCCCAAGGCCCGCCTGGTGGCCTACGCTACCAACAGCGTCCACCCCGACGACTTCACCGAGGCGCCGGTAGGGGCGATCGAGAAGGCGTGCGCAAAGGCCGGCCTTTCCGTCGCCGACATCGATCTCTTCGAGATCAACGAGGCCTTCGCGATGGTGCCGCTCATCGCCTTCAAAAAGCTCGGCATCGACCCGGAGAAGGTCAACGTGAACGGCGGCGCCGTCGCCATCGGCCACCCCCTGGGTGCCAGCGGCGCCCGCATCACCGCGACCCTGGTCCGTGAGCTCAAAAAAAGAAAAGCGCGCTACGGTCTCGCCACCCTCTGCATCGGCGGCGGCGAGGCGGTGGCGGTCATCCTCGAGTCCGTTCAGGAGGCAATATGA